In one Thiovulum sp. ES genomic region, the following are encoded:
- a CDS encoding prophage antirepressor (PFAM: BRO family, N-terminal domain), with product MNKILTNTFENTQIRVVMINNEPWFIAKDVFKVLGKSSKSGKDFEGLDEDERGVFKIHTSGGMQETTIVSESGLYFLVLKSRKPIAKPFQKWVTKEVLPQIRKTGSYSLQDEVSEIELSEILSETQTALEIVDLIEKEKPFKLLLLEKILKEKSPTKILGIDFSKSYFLPTELGILIGVSGAEMNLILMKKSFQFRDENGVWRPTSSGKEFCLEIGNQFNQIKWKLEVFALDIIF from the coding sequence ATGAATAAAATTTTAACAAACACTTTTGAAAACACTCAAATAAGGGTAGTTATGATTAATAATGAACCTTGGTTTATTGCGAAAGATGTTTTTAAAGTTCTTGGCAAATCCTCGAAAAGTGGTAAAGATTTTGAGGGCTTAGATGAAGATGAAAGGGGTGTATTTAAAATACACACCTCTGGAGGAATGCAGGAAACAACGATAGTTTCAGAAAGTGGTTTATATTTTTTAGTTTTAAAAAGCCGAAAACCGATAGCGAAACCTTTTCAAAAGTGGGTTACAAAAGAAGTTCTTCCACAAATTCGTAAAACAGGTTCTTACTCTTTGCAAGATGAAGTTTCAGAAATTGAACTTTCTGAAATTCTTTCGGAAACTCAAACAGCTTTAGAAATTGTTGATTTGATTGAAAAAGAGAAACCTTTTAAATTGCTTCTTTTGGAAAAAATTTTGAAAGAGAAATCACCAACAAAAATTTTAGGAATCGACTTTTCAAAATCATATTTTTTGCCAACTGAACTAGGAATTTTGATTGGAGTTTCTGGAGCAGAAATGAACTTGATTTTGATGAAAAAAAGTTTTCAATTTCGAGATGAAAATGGAGTTTGGCGACCGACCTCATCGGGCAAGGAATTTTGCCTTGAAATTGGAAACCAATTCAACCAAATCAAGTGGAAATTAGAAGTTTTTGCTTTAGATATAATTTTTTAA
- a CDS encoding Helix-turn-helix protein (PFAM: Helix-turn-helix), whose product MEQKKEDNLVKKTCRELGITQKELAEKIGVKPESLNSSLSRGKITNQVIKSVEMLNELYFLKEELKSCYKKEETFKEILSYQIKN is encoded by the coding sequence TTGGAACAAAAAAAAGAAGATAATTTAGTAAAAAAGACTTGCCGAGAACTTGGAATCACTCAAAAAGAACTTGCCGAAAAAATTGGGGTAAAGCCAGAAAGTTTAAATTCTTCTTTAAGTCGAGGAAAAATTACAAATCAAGTTATTAAATCAGTTGAAATGCTAAATGAACTTTACTTTTTAAAAGAAGAATTAAAAAGTTGTTATAAAAAAGAAGAAACATTTAAAGAAATACTTTCATATCAAATTAAAAATTAA
- a CDS encoding membrane-bound metallopeptidase (PFAM: Protein of unknown function (DUF1566)): MSKSVADSLEKFSKNISDSNNKLAQNIENSNSKLLESLLFSINAFATHLESIDEKVSEFAKMVMQKAIDLKINENSEYWQKIFSEMENIAKEFENQKKRIIKLESLLEESRNELEELQKNSNGDSEKLQTRISELENELESLRANQKKLLHEKDEKISELENEISRLNDEVKNCSKSVSNSEPILEETDRYKIFESTFLDKKTDLMWEKKNPENIEDEFTWKEVFSYAEKLNSQNYGGYSNWRVPTRDELKTLLTEYYGEHDYNYWDSWFDKHKNKRNNERFLDNEISQFLPYHSWSSDIGKDNNSGSWVVNFDDGYDSWRYQTGDRFAVCVRDL, encoded by the coding sequence TTGTCAAAAAGTGTTGCCGATAGTTTAGAGAAATTCTCAAAAAACATTTCGGATAGCAACAACAAACTTGCACAAAATATTGAAAATAGCAATTCGAAACTTTTGGAAAGTCTGCTTTTCTCAATAAATGCATTTGCGACACATCTGGAGAGTATCGATGAGAAGGTGTCGGAGTTTGCAAAAATGGTTATGCAGAAAGCTATCGATTTGAAAATCAATGAGAATTCAGAGTATTGGCAAAAGATTTTTTCTGAAATGGAAAATATTGCAAAGGAGTTTGAGAACCAGAAAAAGAGAATTATCAAGTTGGAGAGTTTGTTGGAAGAGAGTCGAAATGAGTTAGAGGAGCTTCAAAAAAACTCAAATGGAGATTCTGAAAAGTTGCAAACGAGAATTTCTGAACTTGAAAATGAGTTAGAGAGTTTGAGAGCAAATCAGAAAAAACTTCTTCACGAAAAAGATGAGAAAATCTCTGAACTCGAAAATGAGATTTCACGGTTGAACGATGAGGTCAAAAACTGCTCTAAATCTGTTTCAAACTCTGAACCTATTCTTGAAGAGACCGACCGATACAAGATTTTTGAAAGCACTTTTCTGGACAAAAAAACTGACCTGATGTGGGAGAAGAAAAACCCAGAAAATATTGAAGATGAATTCACTTGGAAAGAGGTTTTCTCTTATGCTGAAAAGCTCAATTCTCAAAACTATGGTGGCTACTCTAACTGGAGAGTTCCAACTCGTGATGAGCTAAAAACTCTATTAACCGAGTATTATGGAGAACATGATTACAATTATTGGGATAGTTGGTTTGATAAGCATAAAAATAAAAGAAACAATGAAAGGTTTTTAGATAACGAAATTTCACAATTTTTACCATATCATAGTTGGTCTTCAGATATAGGAAAAGATAATAATTCCGGATCTTGGGTTGTCAATTTCGACGATGGCTACGACAGTTGGCGCTATCAGACGGGCGATCGCTTTGCTGTTTGTGTCCGTGACTTATAG